In Agromyces sp. 3263, a single genomic region encodes these proteins:
- a CDS encoding Glu/Leu/Phe/Val dehydrogenase dimerization domain-containing protein, whose amino-acid sequence MTITHAPAKPAAEVSAALPTEAPEHERVLITRGPRSGLTIVVAVHSTRLGQALGGARLWRYGHWTDALADALRLSQAMTMKNSAAGLARGGGKSVVCIPAGVTLDERTTRDAMLDLGDAVESLGGAYMTAEDVGTSAELMAVVHERTEHVCGLPPEQGGVGEPADATAAGVHASILATLDHVFGSPEVAGRHFVVAGLGQVGGRLARSLAAAGARLTVTDVAESKRALADELGDAAWVEPHEAHLVEADVFVPCGLGGVLTHEVVESLRVRAVVGAANNQLASRDVAGLLTERGIVWAPDFVVNAGGVIYLDVASEPGADQAALDARIAGIGDTVASVLRSADEHGTTTLAAAERLARARLDAAR is encoded by the coding sequence ATGACGATCACCCACGCCCCGGCCAAGCCCGCCGCCGAGGTCAGCGCAGCACTTCCCACCGAGGCTCCCGAGCACGAGCGGGTCCTCATCACCCGCGGCCCGCGTTCGGGCCTCACCATCGTCGTCGCCGTGCACTCGACGCGACTCGGCCAGGCGCTCGGCGGCGCCCGCCTCTGGCGCTACGGCCACTGGACCGACGCCCTCGCCGATGCCCTGCGGCTCTCGCAGGCGATGACCATGAAGAACTCCGCGGCCGGCCTCGCGCGCGGCGGCGGCAAGTCGGTCGTGTGCATCCCCGCCGGCGTCACGCTCGACGAGCGCACCACCCGCGACGCGATGCTCGACCTCGGCGACGCCGTCGAGTCGCTCGGCGGCGCCTACATGACCGCGGAGGACGTCGGCACCAGTGCCGAGCTCATGGCCGTCGTGCACGAGCGCACCGAGCACGTGTGCGGCCTCCCGCCCGAGCAGGGCGGTGTCGGCGAGCCCGCGGATGCCACCGCCGCCGGCGTGCACGCATCCATCCTCGCCACCCTCGACCACGTCTTCGGCTCGCCCGAGGTAGCCGGACGCCACTTCGTCGTCGCCGGTCTCGGCCAGGTCGGCGGTCGTCTCGCCCGCAGCCTCGCCGCCGCCGGTGCGCGCCTCACCGTGACGGATGTCGCGGAGTCCAAGCGCGCGCTCGCCGACGAGCTCGGCGACGCCGCCTGGGTCGAGCCCCACGAGGCGCACCTCGTCGAGGCCGACGTGTTCGTTCCCTGCGGGCTCGGCGGCGTGCTCACGCACGAGGTCGTGGAGTCGCTGCGAGTCCGCGCCGTGGTGGGCGCGGCCAACAACCAGCTCGCCTCGCGCGACGTCGCCGGCCTCCTCACCGAGCGCGGCATCGTGTGGGCGCCCGACTTCGTGGTGAACGCCGGCGGCGTCATCTACCTCGACGTCGCGAGCGAGCCCGGCGCCGACCAGGCCGCCCTCGACGCGCGGATCGCGGGCATCGGCGACACCGTGGCCTCCGTGCTGCGCTCGGCCGACGAGCACGGCACCACCACCCTCGCGGCTGCCGAGCGGCTCGCGCGGGCACGCCTCGACGCCGCGCGCTGA
- the ddaH gene encoding dimethylargininase has translation MTSPAATPTPAPARYRPAPTRGRRVLAVLASSGVVAVGAMFVALFALFIGNGQSPQVFDQLFGHFALAALIAWVLLAVANAVGATRAWFLALITGFASGALAALIATTFTATAAGNPFSGPLFLFVVGSLVSLNLVFVLAVIAGEVFLAPKVYLGIMGYAPRRPARRMALVRIPASNLDEGELTHRERHPVDKARADDQWDNYCAALVAEGWETLEVDAAPELADSVFVEDTVVLFGDLAIITSPGAESRRSEVEAVERTVATIPGVTVRRIELPGTLDGGDVLKVESTVYVGASTRTNAEGIRQLRALLTPHGYSVVAVPVTKALHLKSTMTALPDGTIIGDPALVDVPSLFPRFLPVPEPEGVAVVELSPESLLMSSSAPKTAAMLAGLGYRVVTVEIDEFEKLEAGVTCLSVRVR, from the coding sequence ATGACGTCCCCCGCCGCCACGCCCACGCCCGCCCCTGCCCGGTACAGGCCGGCCCCGACGAGGGGCCGGCGGGTGCTGGCGGTGCTGGCCTCGTCGGGCGTGGTGGCGGTCGGGGCGATGTTCGTGGCGCTGTTCGCGCTGTTCATCGGCAACGGGCAGTCGCCCCAGGTGTTCGACCAGCTCTTCGGCCACTTCGCCTTGGCGGCGCTCATCGCGTGGGTGCTGCTCGCCGTGGCGAACGCCGTGGGCGCCACGCGGGCGTGGTTCCTCGCGCTCATCACCGGCTTCGCTTCCGGCGCGCTGGCCGCGCTCATCGCGACGACGTTCACCGCGACCGCGGCAGGCAATCCGTTCAGCGGGCCGCTCTTCCTCTTCGTGGTCGGCTCGCTCGTGAGCCTCAACCTGGTCTTCGTCCTCGCCGTGATCGCGGGCGAGGTCTTCCTCGCGCCGAAGGTCTACCTGGGCATCATGGGATACGCCCCGAGGCGCCCCGCCCGCCGGATGGCGCTCGTGCGCATCCCCGCGTCGAACCTCGACGAGGGCGAGCTGACCCACCGCGAGCGGCATCCGGTCGACAAGGCCCGCGCCGACGACCAGTGGGACAACTACTGCGCCGCGCTCGTCGCCGAGGGCTGGGAGACGCTCGAGGTCGACGCCGCCCCCGAGCTGGCCGACTCGGTGTTCGTCGAGGACACGGTGGTGCTCTTCGGCGACCTCGCGATCATCACGAGCCCAGGCGCCGAGTCGCGCCGGTCCGAGGTCGAGGCGGTCGAGCGCACGGTCGCCACGATTCCCGGCGTCACGGTGCGACGCATCGAGCTGCCCGGCACCCTCGACGGCGGCGACGTGCTGAAGGTTGAGTCCACCGTGTACGTCGGCGCGTCGACGCGCACGAACGCCGAGGGCATCCGCCAGCTCCGTGCCCTGCTCACCCCGCACGGCTACTCCGTGGTCGCGGTGCCCGTGACGAAGGCGCTCCACCTGAAGAGCACGATGACCGCGCTGCCCGACGGCACCATCATCGGCGACCCGGCGCTCGTGGACGTGCCGAGCCTCTTCCCGCGGTTCCTTCCGGTGCCCGAGCCCGAGGGCGTCGCCGTCGTCGAGCTGTCGCCCGAGTCGCTGCTCATGTCGTCGTCGGCCCCGAAGACCGCCGCGATGCTCGCCGGCCTGGGCTACCGGGTGGTGACCGTCGAGATCGACGAGTTCGAGAAGCTCGAGGCCGGCGTCACGTGCCTGTCGGTGCGGGTGCGGTAG
- a CDS encoding ABC transporter ATP-binding protein: MTTLRAEAVSRVFETRGEAVHAVQDVSLEVRPGELLVVTGPSGAGKTTLLNLLGGLDRPTSGRVLLGDDELSALGEDELAAVRRDRLGYVFQSFGLIPVLSAAENVEVPLRLQRMAAAERNARVAESLELVGLAGHAAQRPYELSGGQQQRVGIARALAARPQLLLADEPTGQLDSGTAATVMDLIGELVHARGVAAVVTTHDPALVRRADRVLELHDGRVRATTAPAPTGT, from the coding sequence ATGACGACGCTTCGCGCCGAGGCGGTGAGCCGTGTGTTCGAGACCCGCGGCGAGGCGGTGCACGCCGTGCAGGACGTGTCGCTCGAGGTGCGCCCCGGGGAACTGCTCGTGGTGACCGGGCCGTCGGGAGCCGGCAAGACGACGCTGCTCAACCTGCTCGGCGGCCTCGACCGGCCGACGAGCGGGCGCGTGCTCCTCGGCGACGACGAGCTGTCGGCGCTGGGCGAGGACGAGCTCGCGGCCGTACGCCGGGATCGGCTCGGCTACGTGTTCCAGTCGTTCGGGCTCATTCCGGTGCTGTCCGCCGCCGAGAACGTCGAGGTGCCGCTGCGCCTGCAGCGGATGGCCGCCGCCGAGCGGAACGCGCGGGTGGCGGAGTCGCTCGAGCTCGTGGGACTCGCCGGCCACGCGGCGCAGCGGCCCTACGAGCTCTCGGGCGGTCAGCAGCAGCGCGTCGGGATCGCCCGCGCCCTCGCGGCACGCCCGCAGCTGCTGCTCGCCGACGAGCCCACCGGCCAGCTCGACAGCGGCACGGCGGCCACCGTCATGGACCTCATCGGCGAGCTCGTGCACGCACGCGGCGTGGCCGCCGTGGTGACCACCCACGACCCGGCGCTCGTGCGCCGGGCCGACCGCGTGCTCGAGCTGCACGACGGCCGGGTGCGGGCGACTACCGCACCCGCACCGACAGGCACGTGA
- a CDS encoding ABC transporter ATP-binding protein — MMFPMADQLAEPHILCTDLVRIFTADGVEVQALQGLNLRVGAGEMVAVVGASGSGKSTLLTILSGLDTATAGVARVAGHDLLSMRSRERVAYQRRTVGFVWQQTSRNLLPYLTAGENVALAMNVARTHRGAERARRVDELLELTGVGEARDRRPGELSGGQQQRVAIAVALANAPLVLLADEPTGELDEATSAAVLDAMRGVNDELGVTTLIVTHDPTVSDHVRRTVQIRDGRTSTEVLRSTRLDEHGAEQHVAEEFAVLDRVGRLQLPHEFVQRLDLRERVRLALEPDHVGVWPGHEGADAAPRRVGEEPTPSGDPGASDRPTGSGRHAASGQEEDA, encoded by the coding sequence ATGATGTTCCCCATGGCCGACCAGCTCGCCGAGCCGCACATCCTGTGCACCGACCTCGTGCGCATCTTCACCGCCGACGGCGTCGAGGTGCAGGCCCTGCAGGGACTCAACCTGCGCGTGGGCGCCGGCGAGATGGTCGCCGTCGTCGGCGCCTCGGGTTCGGGCAAGTCGACGCTGCTCACGATCCTCTCCGGCCTCGACACCGCCACGGCCGGTGTCGCCCGCGTCGCCGGGCACGACCTGCTCTCGATGCGGTCGCGCGAGCGGGTGGCCTATCAACGCCGCACCGTCGGCTTCGTCTGGCAGCAGACCTCGCGCAACCTGCTTCCCTACCTCACCGCCGGCGAGAACGTGGCCCTGGCGATGAACGTCGCCCGCACGCACCGGGGCGCCGAGCGGGCGCGTCGCGTCGACGAGCTCTTGGAGCTGACGGGCGTCGGCGAGGCGCGCGACCGCCGGCCGGGCGAGTTGTCGGGCGGCCAGCAGCAGCGCGTCGCGATCGCCGTGGCCCTCGCGAACGCCCCGCTCGTGCTGCTCGCCGACGAGCCGACCGGCGAGCTCGACGAGGCCACGTCCGCCGCCGTGCTCGACGCGATGCGCGGCGTGAACGACGAGCTCGGCGTGACCACCCTCATCGTGACGCACGACCCGACCGTGTCCGACCACGTCCGGCGCACCGTGCAGATCCGCGACGGCCGCACGTCGACCGAGGTGCTGCGTTCCACGCGCCTCGACGAGCACGGTGCCGAGCAGCACGTCGCCGAGGAGTTCGCGGTGCTCGACCGCGTGGGCCGGCTCCAGCTCCCCCACGAGTTCGTGCAGCGCCTCGACCTGCGCGAGCGGGTGCGCCTCGCCCTCGAGCCCGACCACGTCGGGGTCTGGCCGGGCCACGAGGGGGCGGATGCCGCGCCGCGACGGGTCGGCGAGGAACCCACGCCGTCCGGCGACCCCGGCGCCTCGGACCGACCCACGGGAAGCGGCCGGCACGCGGCATCGGGCCAGGAGGAGGACGCATGA